From Alcaligenes faecalis, the proteins below share one genomic window:
- the hslV gene encoding ATP-dependent protease subunit HslV, with translation MEQFHATTIVCVRRGDQVAIGGDGQVTLGNIVIKGTARKIRRLYNDSILAGFAGATADAFTLQERFEAKLEKHQGNLLRAAVELTRDWRTDRVLRRLEAMLLVADKEHTLVLTGNGDVLEPEHGLAAIGSGGSYAQSAAMALLQNTDMAPADIVKKSLEIAGDLCIYTNQNHIVETL, from the coding sequence ATGGAACAATTTCACGCCACTACTATTGTCTGTGTACGCCGCGGAGATCAGGTCGCCATTGGCGGCGATGGTCAGGTCACCCTGGGCAATATTGTCATCAAGGGCACGGCCCGCAAGATTCGCCGTTTGTACAACGACAGCATCCTGGCCGGCTTTGCCGGTGCGACGGCCGACGCCTTCACCTTGCAAGAACGCTTTGAAGCAAAGCTGGAAAAGCACCAGGGCAACCTGCTGCGCGCCGCCGTCGAACTGACGCGCGACTGGCGCACCGACCGCGTTCTGCGCCGTCTGGAAGCCATGCTGCTGGTGGCGGACAAGGAACACACGCTGGTGCTCACTGGCAATGGCGACGTGCTCGAACCCGAGCATGGCCTGGCTGCCATCGGTTCGGGCGGCTCCTATGCCCAGTCAGCCGCCATGGCCTTGCTGCAAAACACCGATATGGCTCCTGCCGACATCGTTAAAAAGTCTCTGGAGATCGCAGGTGACCTGTGCATCTACACCAACCAGAACCATATCGTCGAAACACTCTGA
- the dksA gene encoding RNA polymerase-binding protein DksA: MATKSHDSTTTLLTEQELLAMPESDYMNAAQLEFFKHRLRQLEQEILANAGATTENLRETQFVPDPADRATIEEEHALELRTRDRERKLLKKVQQSIALIDSGEYGWCEETGEPIGLPRLLARPTANLSLEAQERREKRQKMFGD; the protein is encoded by the coding sequence ATGGCAACTAAGTCACATGACAGTACTACAACCCTGCTGACCGAGCAGGAGCTTTTGGCGATGCCTGAGTCAGACTACATGAACGCCGCCCAGCTGGAGTTTTTCAAGCATCGTTTGCGCCAGCTTGAGCAGGAAATTCTGGCCAACGCCGGTGCCACGACGGAAAACCTGCGTGAAACCCAGTTCGTTCCTGACCCGGCTGACCGTGCCACGATCGAAGAAGAACACGCTCTGGAGCTGCGCACCCGCGATCGCGAACGCAAGCTGCTCAAGAAAGTGCAACAGTCCATCGCCCTGATCGATTCGGGCGAATACGGCTGGTGTGAGGAAACCGGCGAGCCCATCGGCCTGCCCCGTTTGCTGGCACGTCCTACGGCCAACCTGTCTCTGGAAGCCCAGGAACGTCGCGAGAAGCGTCAAAAGATGTTTGGGGATTGA
- a CDS encoding CobW family GTP-binding protein, whose translation MNAASDLNNMVPVTVLTGFLGAGKTTLLKRILSEYHGRRIAVIENEFGPEGIDNELLVQDSEEEIVELSNGCVCCTVRGDLMRTLNDLRVRRQAGELKFERVIIETTGMANPGPVCQTFFMDDDIADYYRLDAVITVVDAKHGMATLDQQEEAQKQVGFADRLLISKKDLVNDVDYEALRARLIRINPRATITPVHFGETDIKDLLEVSGFNLNSILDIDPQFLAEQHPDAADEHDHHHDHAHGEEGDCGPDCGHDHHHHHHEHAAHNDEIGAFVFRSDRPFDPERLEDFLSGIVQVFGPDLMRYKGILYLKGINRRMLFQGVHMMMSAEPGNAWLAKDKKGTKLVFIGRKLPQDIFTQGLENCLV comes from the coding sequence ATGAACGCGGCATCAGATCTGAACAACATGGTTCCAGTCACTGTTCTGACTGGTTTTTTGGGCGCTGGCAAAACCACGCTGCTCAAGCGCATCCTGAGCGAATATCACGGTCGACGTATTGCCGTCATCGAAAACGAGTTCGGGCCTGAAGGCATCGACAACGAATTGTTGGTGCAAGACTCCGAAGAAGAAATCGTCGAGCTGAGCAACGGTTGCGTGTGCTGCACCGTGCGCGGTGACCTGATGCGCACCCTGAACGATTTGCGCGTTCGCCGCCAGGCGGGCGAACTGAAGTTCGAGCGCGTCATCATCGAGACCACCGGCATGGCTAACCCCGGCCCGGTCTGCCAGACCTTCTTCATGGACGATGATATTGCCGACTACTATCGGCTGGACGCGGTCATCACGGTAGTGGATGCCAAACACGGCATGGCCACGCTGGACCAGCAAGAAGAAGCCCAGAAACAGGTTGGTTTTGCGGACCGTTTGCTGATCTCCAAAAAAGATCTGGTCAATGATGTGGATTACGAGGCCCTGCGCGCCCGTCTGATCCGCATCAACCCGCGAGCCACGATTACGCCGGTTCACTTCGGTGAAACCGACATCAAGGATTTGCTGGAAGTCAGCGGTTTCAACCTGAATTCCATTTTGGACATTGATCCGCAATTCTTGGCAGAGCAACACCCCGATGCAGCGGACGAGCATGATCACCACCACGATCATGCCCACGGTGAAGAAGGCGATTGCGGTCCTGACTGCGGGCACGACCACCACCATCATCACCACGAGCACGCCGCTCACAATGACGAGATCGGGGCTTTCGTGTTCCGTTCGGATCGACCTTTCGACCCCGAACGGCTGGAAGACTTCCTGTCGGGCATTGTTCAGGTATTTGGACCAGATCTGATGCGCTACAAGGGCATTTTGTATCTGAAGGGCATCAATCGCCGTATGCTGTTCCAAGGCGTACACATGATGATGAGCGCCGAGCCCGGCAATGCCTGGCTGGCCAAAGATAAAAAAGGCACCAAGCTGGTCTTTATTGGCCGCAAGCTGCCCCAAGACATATTCACCCAGGGCCTGGAGAATTGCCTGGTTTGA
- a CDS encoding Fur family transcriptional regulator yields MPVHILTPNAIEDQLATAEQLCLERGKRLTSIRRQVLEILIQAQRSLRAYELLDLVREFQPGAKPPTVYRALDFLTEEGLIHRLDAVNAWTACVDAGGHPHDLLIVCTQCGTVVELCAPDLSQRLADCVRGAGFALSGHETELRGLCQRCVAAKNERKPLSAP; encoded by the coding sequence ATGCCTGTACATATTCTTACGCCCAACGCCATTGAAGATCAGCTTGCTACCGCTGAACAGCTTTGTCTGGAACGCGGTAAACGGCTGACTTCAATTCGCCGCCAGGTGCTGGAAATCCTGATTCAGGCCCAGCGCAGTTTGCGCGCCTACGAACTGCTGGATCTGGTTCGCGAGTTCCAGCCCGGCGCCAAGCCCCCTACCGTTTACCGTGCTCTGGACTTTCTGACTGAAGAAGGTCTGATTCACCGCCTGGATGCCGTCAATGCCTGGACGGCCTGTGTGGATGCCGGTGGCCACCCCCACGACTTGCTGATTGTCTGCACCCAGTGCGGTACCGTGGTGGAGCTGTGCGCTCCGGACCTGAGCCAGCGGCTGGCTGACTGTGTGCGCGGAGCCGGCTTTGCCCTGTCCGGTCACGAGACCGAGTTGCGTGGCCTGTGCCAGCGTTGCGTTGCCGCTAAAAACGAGCGAAAACCCTTATCTGCCCCCTAA
- a CDS encoding metal ABC transporter ATP-binding protein — protein MSSHQTLIELEHVALGWKDKIALRDISGCFNRGSLTAIVGPNGAGKSTLLKGLTGQINPLKGRIAVDSGFLNQLALLPQMGDLDKSFPVTVHDLVAMGAWKRVGAWGGFPKAEHERIGHALEQVGLADFARRSIGTLSGGQLQRALFARMIMQDAQILLLDEPFAAVDRATSDELMNLILDWHKQGRTVMAVLHDLDMVRSCFPQTVLLAGQVVGWGETEAVLTPENLHLARHLCAGDYL, from the coding sequence ATGAGTTCACATCAAACCTTGATCGAACTCGAGCATGTCGCGCTGGGCTGGAAAGACAAAATCGCTCTGCGTGATATTAGCGGCTGTTTTAACCGAGGCTCCTTGACGGCTATCGTCGGGCCTAACGGTGCTGGTAAATCCACCTTGCTCAAAGGGCTGACCGGGCAGATCAACCCCCTGAAAGGGCGCATTGCTGTCGACAGCGGTTTTCTGAATCAGCTGGCCTTGTTGCCGCAGATGGGCGATCTGGACAAAAGTTTTCCGGTGACGGTGCATGATCTGGTGGCCATGGGAGCCTGGAAGCGTGTGGGTGCCTGGGGTGGTTTCCCCAAAGCCGAGCACGAACGCATTGGTCATGCGCTGGAGCAGGTGGGTTTGGCCGACTTTGCGCGTCGTTCCATTGGCACCTTGTCGGGCGGTCAGTTACAGCGCGCCTTGTTCGCCCGCATGATCATGCAAGATGCCCAGATCCTTTTGCTGGACGAGCCTTTTGCCGCGGTAGACCGCGCAACCTCGGATGAATTGATGAACCTGATTCTGGACTGGCACAAACAGGGCCGTACCGTGATGGCCGTGTTGCATGATCTGGATATGGTGCGTAGCTGTTTTCCGCAAACCGTGCTGCTTGCCGGGCAGGTGGTGGGCTGGGGTGAGACCGAGGCGGTGCTGACGCCGGAGAACCTGCATCTGGCTCGCCATTTGTGCGCGGGGGACTATCTATGA
- a CDS encoding metal ABC transporter permease, whose translation MSLVDVLFGPFMDFGFMKRALAGSFALAAAAGPLGVFLVLRRMSLMGDAMAHAILPGVAVGFLTAGLSLSAMAIGGMITGLVVALLAGLVARLTPQREDASFAAFYLVSLGLGVLLVSLRGSNMDLIHVLFGTVLGLDDASLLLVTSSTTVTLIILALVFRPLVLECMDPIFLRTQGGRGSVVHMLFLFMLVITLVAGFQVLGTLMVVGIMMLPAASARFWVYSVGRQMLVAALLGMISAYLGLLFSYYYNVPASPAIILAAGAFYFLSITLGPQGGLLRAYSQWRARRRRMASLLEHD comes from the coding sequence ATTTCCCTGGTCGATGTGCTGTTTGGCCCTTTCATGGACTTTGGTTTCATGAAGCGCGCGCTGGCCGGTTCGTTTGCCCTGGCCGCAGCGGCCGGGCCTTTGGGTGTGTTTCTGGTACTGCGCCGCATGAGCCTGATGGGCGATGCGATGGCGCATGCCATTTTGCCCGGTGTGGCGGTGGGTTTCCTGACGGCGGGCCTGTCTTTAAGCGCGATGGCCATAGGCGGTATGATTACCGGCCTGGTCGTAGCCTTGCTGGCCGGTCTGGTGGCTCGCCTGACACCGCAACGGGAGGACGCCAGTTTTGCGGCCTTCTATCTGGTGTCCCTGGGGCTGGGGGTGCTGCTGGTGTCGCTGCGTGGCTCGAATATGGATTTGATCCATGTGCTGTTTGGCACCGTGCTGGGGCTGGATGATGCCTCCTTGCTGCTGGTGACCAGCAGCACGACGGTCACGCTGATTATTCTGGCCCTGGTGTTTCGGCCACTGGTGCTGGAGTGCATGGACCCGATCTTTCTGCGCACCCAAGGGGGGCGTGGCTCCGTGGTTCACATGCTGTTCTTGTTCATGCTGGTCATTACGCTGGTGGCTGGCTTCCAGGTTCTGGGGACCTTGATGGTGGTGGGGATCATGATGCTGCCCGCCGCCTCGGCCCGGTTCTGGGTGTATTCCGTAGGCCGGCAAATGCTGGTGGCGGCCTTGCTGGGCATGATCAGCGCCTATCTGGGGCTGCTGTTCTCGTATTACTACAACGTGCCTGCTTCGCCCGCGATCATTCTGGCGGCCGGCGCGTTTTATTTTCTTTCTATCACCCTTGGCCCCCAAGGCGGTTTGCTGCGTGCCTATTCCCAATGGCGTGCACGGCGTCGGCGCATGGCCTCTCTCCTGGAGCACGATTGA
- a CDS encoding metal ABC transporter substrate-binding protein, protein MKMRDIYSGRTVLALGLLAASLSVQAEPLRVVSSFSILNDMVKEIGGDKVMASTIVPANGDAHSFEPRPSDAKTLASAQLLVINGLEFESWLPRLQQAAGYKGPQIVATEGITPLAFEGGQHDHAGHDHDHDHDHDHDHDHEPAHDHQHVDEKDHSGHAHSHQHGSQDPHAWQSLGLAQIYVRNISKGLEQVDPANAEYYQRRAKDYAQRLQELDDSIKTRLQAVPVEKRKVITSHDAFSYMGKAYDIRFIPLVGVSSQAEPSARDIATIIQQARSEQIQAIFVENTVSAKLVEQVARETGAKVGGTLYSDALGVPGSGVDTYLGMMRSNTDQLIKALQP, encoded by the coding sequence ATGAAAATGCGAGACATTTATTCAGGCCGCACTGTATTGGCCTTGGGCTTGCTGGCAGCCAGTTTGTCGGTACAGGCCGAGCCCCTGCGCGTGGTCAGCAGCTTCTCGATCCTGAACGATATGGTCAAGGAGATTGGTGGCGACAAGGTCATGGCCAGCACGATCGTGCCTGCCAATGGGGATGCCCATTCGTTTGAGCCGCGTCCCAGCGATGCGAAGACCTTGGCCAGCGCGCAGTTGCTGGTGATTAACGGTCTGGAATTTGAGTCCTGGCTGCCGCGCTTGCAGCAGGCAGCAGGCTACAAGGGACCGCAGATTGTAGCGACAGAAGGCATTACGCCCTTGGCTTTTGAGGGCGGGCAGCACGACCATGCTGGCCACGATCACGATCACGATCACGATCACGATCACGATCACGACCATGAGCCTGCGCATGATCATCAACACGTGGATGAGAAAGATCACAGTGGCCACGCCCACAGCCATCAGCATGGCAGTCAGGATCCGCATGCATGGCAAAGCCTGGGCCTGGCGCAGATCTATGTTCGTAATATCAGTAAAGGTCTGGAGCAGGTTGACCCGGCCAATGCCGAGTACTACCAGCGCCGCGCCAAGGATTATGCGCAGCGCCTTCAGGAACTGGACGATTCCATCAAAACCCGCCTGCAAGCCGTGCCGGTAGAAAAGCGCAAGGTCATTACCTCGCACGATGCTTTCTCTTATATGGGCAAGGCTTACGACATCCGTTTCATCCCCTTGGTCGGTGTCTCCAGCCAGGCGGAGCCTTCGGCACGCGATATTGCAACGATTATTCAGCAAGCACGCAGCGAGCAGATTCAGGCCATTTTTGTAGAAAACACGGTCAGCGCGAAGCTGGTTGAGCAAGTGGCTCGGGAAACTGGCGCGAAGGTAGGCGGCACTCTGTATTCCGATGCCTTGGGTGTGCCTGGGTCAGGCGTGGATACCTATTTGGGCATGATGCGCTCGAATACCGATCAATTGATCAAGGCTTTGCAGCCCTGA
- a CDS encoding tyrosine recombinase XerC, with product MSGLKKPDRPPSGDRPHKQPAAPQALSPAMQSWLHQLSHEKRYSEHTLSAYRNDLRHLLAQYPGTDPDTLTQSQLRQAAVRLHAQGLAPRSLARILAAWRGYYQSRTKALGWPLNPAASLKAPKIGRPLPKALSVDQTQQLLDRPTAPIQDDPVSWRNQAMFELFYSSGLRLAELVSLDTHYHQDTQYQSKSWLLLDDRELVVSGKGGKTRRLPVGEKALHALQQWLEKRPALASLTTSADASAALFLGARGARIHPRMVQQELENYARASGLPVHVHPHSLRHSFASHLLQSAQDLRAVQELLGHTNISTTQIYTRLDFQHLAQAYDQAHPRAQRKNRASDKPDE from the coding sequence ATGTCCGGCCTGAAGAAACCAGACCGCCCCCCTTCCGGGGACAGGCCCCACAAGCAGCCAGCCGCCCCCCAGGCCCTGAGCCCGGCCATGCAAAGCTGGCTGCATCAACTAAGCCATGAAAAACGCTATTCGGAACACACGCTCAGTGCGTACCGCAATGATCTGCGCCATTTGCTGGCGCAGTACCCAGGCACAGACCCCGACACACTGACTCAGAGCCAGTTACGACAAGCCGCCGTCCGTTTGCATGCACAGGGCCTGGCACCGCGCAGCCTGGCCCGTATTCTGGCGGCCTGGCGTGGCTACTATCAATCGCGCACCAAAGCACTGGGCTGGCCCTTGAACCCGGCTGCCAGCCTGAAGGCACCCAAGATAGGCCGTCCCCTGCCCAAGGCCTTGTCCGTAGACCAGACCCAGCAATTACTGGACCGCCCAACCGCCCCTATTCAGGACGACCCGGTCAGCTGGCGCAATCAGGCCATGTTTGAGTTGTTTTATTCCAGCGGGCTGCGTTTGGCCGAGCTGGTTAGCCTGGACACGCACTATCACCAGGACACGCAATACCAGTCCAAAAGCTGGTTACTGCTGGATGATCGTGAGCTGGTGGTCAGTGGCAAAGGCGGCAAGACACGCCGCCTGCCTGTAGGTGAAAAAGCCCTGCATGCCTTGCAGCAATGGCTGGAAAAACGCCCCGCTTTGGCATCGCTGACGACTAGCGCCGATGCCAGTGCAGCACTGTTTCTGGGAGCCCGTGGGGCTCGCATTCATCCGCGAATGGTGCAGCAAGAGCTGGAAAACTACGCCCGTGCCAGCGGCCTGCCGGTGCATGTGCACCCGCACAGCTTGCGCCACAGCTTTGCCAGCCATTTGCTGCAGTCGGCTCAAGATTTACGGGCGGTGCAGGAACTACTGGGCCACACCAATATTTCCACGACCCAGATTTATACCCGTCTGGACTTCCAGCATCTGGCCCAGGCTTACGATCAGGCCCATCCTCGGGCACAACGCAAGAACCGGGCCAGTGACAAGCCGGATGAATGA
- a CDS encoding DUF484 family protein, whose product MDTPNSLSAVEVAQFLKANPDFFDAHADVFSKLMVPHPHQSRAISLGERQIMLLRERGKKTERQLATLVANARGNEKISRQLHQWNCQMLAESDPGALPALICSSLERIFEMPVVRLHCWNPDEVLADDALVSWAYTLINPYCGVRREQEFLADLQQDAQSVAIVPLMFPESNTLFGLLVLGSPEATRFTADMGTDFLEGIGELCSAALQRLHKPSSVDQSECPA is encoded by the coding sequence ATGGATACCCCCAACAGCCTTAGCGCCGTGGAAGTGGCCCAGTTTTTGAAAGCCAACCCTGATTTCTTCGACGCGCACGCCGACGTTTTTTCCAAACTGATGGTGCCGCACCCGCACCAAAGTCGCGCCATTTCCCTGGGCGAGCGCCAGATCATGCTGCTGCGCGAGCGCGGCAAGAAAACCGAGCGCCAACTAGCCACACTGGTCGCTAATGCTCGTGGCAATGAAAAGATCTCGCGCCAACTACATCAATGGAACTGCCAGATGCTGGCCGAGTCCGATCCCGGCGCCCTCCCCGCTCTTATCTGCAGCAGCCTGGAACGCATTTTTGAAATGCCCGTTGTCCGCCTGCACTGCTGGAATCCGGACGAAGTGCTGGCTGACGACGCCCTGGTCAGCTGGGCCTACACCTTGATCAATCCCTATTGCGGCGTCCGACGCGAACAGGAGTTCCTGGCCGATTTGCAGCAAGACGCGCAATCGGTGGCCATTGTGCCCTTGATGTTCCCCGAGTCGAACACCCTGTTTGGCTTGCTGGTTCTGGGCTCGCCCGAAGCCACACGCTTTACCGCCGATATGGGTACGGACTTTCTGGAAGGCATTGGTGAGTTGTGCAGCGCCGCCCTGCAGCGCTTGCACAAGCCCAGCAGCGTTGATCAAAGCGAATGTCCGGCCTGA
- the dapF gene encoding diaminopimelate epimerase, with protein MHSPTAPQPVSSLWRFSKMHGAGNDFVMLDGVTQHIELTPERARALADRHFGIGADQILLVEAATEAGADFRYRIFNADGSEVEHCGNGARCFVRFVHEQGLSSANPLRAQIRTGIISLNDDPQRGVDVMMGTTRFAPADVGFDNKGLETRAQGEDTLWLLPVPDQAAPVALSLVSISNPHAVQVVDDVKQAPVATVGPFIESHPRFAHKVNAGFMQVIDPHHIKLRVYERGAGETLACGTGACAAVVAGIRRGLLQSPVVVDTRGGSLRIEWDGQALRMSGPAQTVFTGQVDIDALCASLARKETF; from the coding sequence ATGCACAGTCCCACCGCCCCCCAGCCCGTTTCCTCCCTTTGGCGTTTCAGCAAAATGCACGGAGCGGGCAATGACTTTGTCATGCTGGATGGTGTGACGCAGCACATCGAACTGACACCTGAACGAGCCCGCGCCCTGGCCGATCGCCACTTCGGGATTGGCGCTGACCAGATCTTGCTGGTCGAGGCCGCCACCGAAGCAGGGGCCGATTTCCGCTATCGCATCTTCAATGCGGACGGCAGTGAGGTGGAACATTGCGGCAACGGCGCACGTTGTTTTGTGCGCTTCGTGCATGAGCAAGGCCTGTCCTCGGCCAACCCTTTGCGGGCGCAAATCCGCACCGGCATCATCAGCCTGAATGACGACCCGCAACGCGGCGTGGATGTCATGATGGGCACCACCCGCTTTGCGCCTGCCGATGTGGGTTTTGACAATAAGGGCCTGGAAACGCGCGCCCAAGGCGAAGACACGCTGTGGCTCTTGCCAGTGCCCGATCAAGCCGCCCCCGTCGCCCTGTCACTGGTCTCGATTTCCAATCCCCATGCCGTGCAGGTCGTGGACGATGTGAAACAGGCCCCGGTTGCCACGGTAGGCCCCTTCATCGAATCCCACCCCCGTTTTGCCCACAAAGTGAACGCGGGTTTCATGCAAGTTATTGATCCCCACCACATCAAGCTGCGCGTCTACGAGCGCGGAGCCGGTGAAACCCTGGCCTGCGGTACAGGCGCGTGTGCGGCTGTGGTGGCGGGAATACGCCGGGGATTGCTCCAAAGCCCGGTTGTCGTTGATACTCGTGGAGGCAGTCTGCGCATTGAATGGGACGGACAGGCGCTACGCATGAGCGGCCCGGCCCAAACTGTCTTTACCGGACAAGTCGATATCGATGCACTGTGTGCATCCTTAGCCAGAAAGGAAACCTTCTAG
- a CDS encoding lysophospholipid acyltransferase family protein — MSFNSYPLLKSVFTYFGRASVRTRQRWGTALGGLVHRFASRRRHIVRTNLGLCFPDTPESTRREWEKQHFRLLAQSYLDRGLLWFGLPSTILNTLHLTGEEHITQALEQGRKVMLLVPHFLGMDAAGTRLSMSISPLVAFYTPQRDPHVDRLMYEGRSRFSSVPLISRKDGIRGLMRALQKGQPIYYLPDMDFGTKGSAFVPFFNVPAATLLSTAQIARNQDALVIPVISRLDAQTGHYHIQVLEPMSDFPGEGTLEEATERMNALIEKYVREDPPQYYWVHRRFKTRPEGQPGIY; from the coding sequence ATGAGTTTTAATTCTTACCCGCTGCTCAAATCTGTTTTCACCTACTTTGGCCGTGCCTCCGTACGCACGCGTCAGCGTTGGGGGACCGCGCTGGGCGGGCTGGTGCATCGCTTCGCCTCCCGCCGCCGTCACATTGTGCGTACCAATCTGGGCCTGTGCTTCCCTGACACGCCAGAAAGTACGCGCCGTGAATGGGAAAAACAGCACTTTCGCCTGCTGGCCCAATCCTATCTGGATCGGGGCCTGCTCTGGTTTGGCCTGCCCAGCACCATTCTGAACACGCTGCACCTGACGGGCGAAGAACACATTACCCAGGCCCTGGAACAGGGCCGCAAGGTCATGCTGCTGGTGCCTCACTTTCTGGGTATGGATGCGGCGGGCACCCGCCTGTCCATGTCCATCTCGCCCTTGGTGGCTTTTTACACTCCGCAACGCGACCCCCATGTAGATCGCCTGATGTACGAAGGCCGTAGCCGCTTTTCCTCGGTCCCGCTGATTTCCCGCAAGGATGGTATCCGTGGTCTGATGCGCGCGCTGCAAAAAGGCCAGCCGATTTATTACCTGCCTGATATGGACTTCGGCACCAAGGGCTCGGCCTTTGTGCCCTTTTTCAATGTTCCGGCCGCCACCCTGCTGTCCACTGCCCAGATTGCCCGCAATCAGGATGCACTGGTCATTCCCGTGATTTCCCGCTTGGATGCCCAGACCGGCCACTACCATATTCAGGTGCTGGAACCCATGTCCGACTTCCCCGGCGAAGGTACTCTGGAAGAGGCCACCGAGCGTATGAATGCCCTGATCGAAAAATATGTGCGCGAGGACCCGCCGCAGTATTATTGGGTACATCGACGCTTCAAAACCCGACCTGAAGGTCAACCCGGCATCTACTAG
- a CDS encoding lysophospholipid acyltransferase family protein → MLVALLRLMARLPLPVLHGLGRTIGRLIYAFPGRYRRRLQNHCRQAGYDSPAFFRQAAGETGAMIVETPRVWLHPQACLDRCTIDNLPMVQETLAEGRGILYLTPHLGCFEMIARYFSGVDPMTVLFRPPRQAFLEPLMVESRDLPGLHAVPANIKGVRELVRAFRRGESAGMLPDQVPSGGDGVWAPFFGRPALTMTLAGKLARQSNVPVIVTAAERLPKGRGWHIHTSRLPEPLPQDPTELATLINESMENLIRRFPTQYLWGYNRYKVPHDAPPLPGDTTP, encoded by the coding sequence ATGCTAGTGGCTCTTTTGCGCTTGATGGCTCGCCTGCCTTTACCCGTCCTGCATGGTCTGGGTAGAACAATAGGCCGACTGATTTACGCCTTTCCCGGACGCTATCGCCGCCGTCTGCAAAACCACTGTCGCCAGGCAGGCTACGATTCTCCTGCTTTCTTTCGGCAAGCCGCCGGAGAAACAGGCGCCATGATTGTGGAAACCCCGCGCGTCTGGCTGCATCCACAAGCCTGCCTGGACCGCTGCACGATCGACAATCTGCCTATGGTTCAGGAAACACTGGCCGAAGGTCGCGGCATACTTTATCTGACTCCGCATCTAGGCTGTTTTGAAATGATTGCGCGCTATTTTTCCGGCGTGGATCCAATGACCGTCCTGTTCCGTCCGCCCCGTCAGGCATTTCTGGAACCCTTGATGGTGGAGTCACGCGATTTACCGGGCCTGCATGCCGTACCGGCCAATATTAAAGGTGTCCGTGAACTGGTGCGCGCGTTTCGCCGTGGTGAATCAGCAGGCATGTTGCCCGATCAGGTCCCCAGTGGTGGTGATGGCGTATGGGCACCGTTTTTTGGCCGCCCTGCGCTGACCATGACGCTGGCTGGCAAGCTGGCTCGTCAATCTAATGTGCCTGTGATTGTGACGGCTGCCGAGCGCCTGCCCAAGGGGCGCGGATGGCACATTCACACTTCGCGCCTGCCCGAGCCCTTGCCCCAAGACCCGACAGAGCTGGCCACCCTGATCAACGAGTCCATGGAAAACTTGATACGCCGTTTCCCCACCCAATACCTGTGGGGCTACAACCGCTACAAGGTCCCCCACGACGCGCCCCCTTTGCCTGGCGATACCACCCCATGA